A genomic stretch from Desulfohalobium retbaense DSM 5692 includes:
- a CDS encoding OmpH family outer membrane protein, with protein sequence MLRTLATLHVFVFLLVCTAPGFAADLKVGIIDMQRIIEKSEPGQKAMDQLKSEFTDLKSKLDTKKAEIDKLRQAIQKQSVMLSQEAKTDKELEFKRKVRDFQDMYKAYQNKMQAKEKELSAPIIQKLAEVIDAYGDKHNYSFIMDKRNSGLVYGSNALEITEKIMVELNKAWRNQQQAE encoded by the coding sequence ATGTTGCGCACTCTCGCCACACTGCATGTCTTTGTATTTCTGCTGGTCTGCACTGCACCGGGCTTTGCCGCTGATCTCAAGGTCGGTATTATCGACATGCAGCGGATTATCGAAAAGTCCGAGCCGGGCCAGAAGGCCATGGACCAACTCAAAAGCGAATTCACGGATCTCAAATCCAAGCTGGACACCAAGAAGGCGGAGATCGACAAGCTCCGTCAGGCCATCCAGAAGCAAAGCGTCATGCTCAGCCAGGAGGCCAAAACGGACAAAGAATTGGAGTTCAAGCGCAAAGTCCGTGATTTCCAGGACATGTATAAAGCCTACCAAAACAAGATGCAGGCCAAGGAAAAAGAACTCAGCGCCCCGATCATCCAGAAGCTCGCTGAAGTCATCGACGCCTACGGCGATAAACACAACTATTCGTTTATCATGGACAAGCGCAATAGTGGCCTGGTCTACGGCAGCAACGCCCTGGAGATCACCGAAAAGATCATGGTCGAACTCAATAAGGCCTGGCGCAACCAGCAGCAGGCAGAATAG
- a CDS encoding lipoprotein-releasing ABC transporter permease subunit, which yields MGFERFIAVRYLLARRKQTFISVISLISVLGVGLGVAALIVVLGVMNGFSNELRDKILGVNAHVIVGATSGGFADYEQTAETVRRVQGVTGVMPFIYSEVMCSTPHGVKGAALRGIDPERAPEVLNLGEQMVQGSLQALTEPGEYPGIILGQDLADRLGVFSGRTINLLSPSGQSSAAGFSPKIKIFRVVGVFESGMYEYDSSLAYVGLPAARDLLGFGGELVTGLEVRLADVYQAPQIGEAVLERLDPSRFYVRNWMEMNESFFSALKLEKTAMSVILVMIVLVGSFSIITTLIMLVMEKTKDIAILISMGAQAHNIRNIFMLQGTIIGFVGTGLGYALGLGVCFLLDRYQFIRLPGDVYYLDHLPVQLEWLDMGLIGVAALGLCFLATLYPARQASRLEPAEALRYE from the coding sequence ATGGGTTTTGAACGATTTATCGCGGTGCGCTATCTCCTGGCGCGACGCAAGCAGACTTTTATTTCCGTGATTTCCCTGATCTCGGTCCTCGGCGTCGGGCTCGGCGTGGCCGCGCTGATTGTTGTCCTGGGGGTCATGAACGGGTTCAGCAATGAATTGCGGGACAAGATCCTCGGGGTCAACGCCCACGTGATCGTCGGCGCCACGAGCGGCGGGTTTGCCGATTATGAGCAGACGGCCGAGACCGTTCGCCGCGTCCAGGGTGTGACCGGTGTCATGCCCTTTATCTATTCCGAAGTCATGTGCAGCACGCCCCACGGCGTCAAAGGGGCCGCCTTGCGAGGAATCGACCCCGAGCGGGCGCCGGAGGTCTTGAACCTTGGCGAACAAATGGTTCAAGGCTCGCTTCAGGCGCTCACGGAACCCGGAGAGTATCCCGGGATCATCCTCGGTCAGGACCTGGCGGATCGCCTCGGCGTGTTTAGCGGACGAACCATCAACCTCCTTTCTCCCAGCGGGCAATCTTCCGCAGCGGGATTTTCTCCAAAAATCAAGATTTTTCGAGTTGTGGGCGTCTTCGAATCCGGCATGTACGAATACGATTCGTCCCTGGCCTATGTCGGACTCCCGGCGGCCCGGGATCTTCTGGGGTTCGGCGGCGAGTTGGTCACCGGTCTCGAGGTGCGTCTGGCTGATGTCTACCAAGCCCCCCAGATCGGGGAGGCGGTCCTTGAACGGCTGGACCCGTCGCGATTCTATGTCCGCAACTGGATGGAGATGAATGAGAGCTTTTTTTCAGCCTTGAAGCTCGAAAAGACGGCCATGTCCGTTATTCTGGTCATGATTGTTCTGGTGGGGTCGTTTAGCATCATCACCACATTGATCATGCTGGTTATGGAAAAAACCAAGGATATCGCGATACTTATCTCCATGGGTGCACAGGCACACAATATCCGCAATATCTTCATGCTCCAGGGGACGATCATCGGTTTCGTCGGGACCGGGCTTGGTTATGCGCTCGGACTGGGGGTCTGTTTTCTCCTGGACCGGTACCAATTTATCCGCTTACCGGGGGACGTGTATTATCTGGACCACTTGCCCGTGCAATTGGAGTGGCTGGATATGGGGCTTATCGGAGTCGCCGCGCTGGGATTGTGCTTCCTGGCCACCTTGTACCCGGCGCGTCAGGCGTCACGTCTGGAACCGGCGGAGGCCCTACGCTATGAATAG
- a CDS encoding ABC transporter ATP-binding protein: protein MNSPVYELRQVRKVYSGPAEQLTVLDGVDFAIARGDSLAVLGASGSGKSTFLHLLGTLDTPSSGSLLFDGKDLAQFSDREKAVLRNSQLGFVFQFHHLLPEFTTLENVAMPGRIAGKSRAEAEDLAAAALDQVGLGHKGRQQVNTLSGGERQRAAIARAVVLSPSVLLADEPTGNLDERTGDRVGDLLFRLNDELGTTMVVVTHNLRLASLFSRQYLLHDGRLQPAASE, encoded by the coding sequence ATGAATAGTCCGGTCTATGAACTCCGCCAGGTGCGCAAGGTGTATTCCGGCCCGGCTGAACAATTGACCGTGCTCGATGGCGTCGATTTTGCGATCGCCCGCGGCGATTCCCTGGCGGTCCTCGGGGCCTCCGGGTCAGGCAAAAGCACCTTTTTGCATCTGCTCGGGACCTTGGATACGCCGAGTTCCGGTTCGCTTCTGTTCGATGGCAAAGATCTGGCGCAGTTTTCAGACCGGGAAAAGGCGGTCCTGCGCAACTCCCAGCTCGGTTTTGTTTTTCAGTTCCACCATCTCCTGCCCGAATTCACGACCCTGGAGAATGTGGCCATGCCCGGACGGATTGCGGGCAAATCTCGAGCTGAAGCCGAAGATCTGGCTGCAGCGGCTCTGGACCAGGTCGGTCTGGGCCATAAAGGGCGACAGCAGGTCAACACCCTCTCCGGAGGAGAACGGCAACGGGCGGCCATTGCCCGGGCCGTGGTCTTGAGCCCCTCGGTCCTGCTGGCCGACGAACCCACAGGAAACCTGGATGAACGCACCGGCGACCGGGTCGGCGACCTTTTGTTTCGTTTAAATGACGAATTGGGGACAACCATGGTTGTGGTGACCCACAATCTCCGGTTGGCCTCCCTGTTTTCCCGGCAATATCTGTTACATGACGGGCGCCTGCAGCCAGCGGCGTCCGAGTGA
- the bamA gene encoding outer membrane protein assembly factor BamA, which produces MRCTLPLICIALLVWALMGAVPPSVAAAQAEDTALVVLPFEINAEQNLDYLGQDLPEMLRGKLRDKGFAVRSQEDTLRLLQQEEVEFLNLERARDLALLGKAQYAIYGSLSQVGTNLSLDARLVEATGLKQPTPFFVVKEGLINLMPAVEELADKVADQILRKEKISEIKVEGNEILDDDVVLMRLRLQEGDTYDPKAINTEVKRLYQLGYFDDVRVEVEETREGKEVVFQVQEKPLIQAIGVKGADAIDKDDILEVMSTKTGAVLNPKVIAEDLKKIREVYRKEGYYQAEVDYELEQTDPRKARLNVLVEEGDKLYIEDIRIKGAKVLDPGDLKDELALSERGLFSWLTGRGVLKEELLDRDAAALEAYYSNRGFMDAKVGQPEVEYTDEGIVITFHVKEGDRYSVAGVDFSGDLLTGKKELAAQTQLDDAAEEKAPFDRSVLREDIQSLTDFYTNYGYAYAEVDVQMDRDRDEDTVRVSYNLRKNQKVYVRRVTIEGNTKTRDNVIRREMRLADGDMFSGAALRRSNVRLQKLDYFEKVDIQTVPTSDRERMDLVVQVKEKSTGMLSAGAGYSSVDSVFLSGQVKERNLFGKGYTASLQGTFSGSRTRYDLDFWNPHLYDSPLGAGTNVYYVTREYDDYDKNSIGGKVKFGYPLGEYTRLFWNYRLEKYTLDEIDEDEVDEDILEREGENWASAVYASIKRDTTNRRLNPSKGTVNTLSVEYAGGLIGGDDDFVKFIYDTSFYQPLPFEHIFHWHAQVGHVMENSDDEVPDFERFYLGGMDDVRGYPGREISPEDDSGDEIGGHTSFFTNFEYLFPLSDELGLMGLVFFDAGDTWAKDESFDGELYKAVGAGVRWYSPLGPLRLEYGYGLDEIDGETSGGHLEFSVGQFF; this is translated from the coding sequence ATGCGCTGCACTCTCCCTTTGATCTGTATTGCTCTTCTCGTCTGGGCCCTGATGGGAGCTGTCCCCCCATCAGTCGCTGCGGCCCAAGCAGAGGACACGGCCCTTGTCGTGCTCCCTTTCGAGATCAATGCCGAGCAAAATCTTGACTATCTGGGCCAGGACCTGCCGGAGATGCTGCGCGGCAAACTCCGGGACAAGGGGTTTGCTGTCCGCTCCCAGGAAGACACTCTTCGGCTTTTGCAGCAGGAAGAGGTCGAGTTTTTGAATCTGGAACGGGCCAGGGATCTGGCGTTGTTGGGCAAGGCCCAATACGCGATCTACGGCAGCCTGAGCCAGGTCGGCACGAATCTCAGTCTCGACGCCCGCTTGGTGGAGGCCACCGGCCTGAAACAGCCGACTCCGTTTTTCGTGGTCAAAGAGGGCCTGATCAACCTTATGCCAGCTGTAGAGGAACTGGCGGACAAGGTTGCCGACCAGATCTTGCGCAAGGAGAAAATCAGCGAGATCAAGGTGGAAGGCAACGAAATCCTTGATGACGATGTGGTCCTGATGCGCCTGCGCCTCCAGGAAGGGGACACGTATGACCCCAAGGCGATCAACACCGAGGTCAAACGGCTGTACCAGCTCGGGTATTTCGATGACGTCCGAGTCGAAGTCGAGGAGACCCGGGAGGGCAAGGAGGTTGTCTTTCAGGTCCAAGAGAAACCGTTGATTCAGGCCATTGGCGTCAAAGGTGCCGATGCCATCGACAAGGACGATATCCTGGAGGTCATGTCGACCAAGACTGGGGCAGTTCTCAATCCCAAGGTTATCGCCGAGGATCTGAAAAAAATCCGCGAAGTCTACCGCAAGGAAGGGTATTATCAGGCCGAGGTCGATTATGAACTCGAGCAGACCGATCCCCGCAAGGCGCGTTTGAACGTCCTCGTCGAAGAAGGGGACAAATTGTATATCGAGGACATCCGTATCAAGGGCGCCAAAGTCCTGGACCCCGGTGATCTCAAGGATGAACTCGCGCTTTCTGAACGGGGGCTGTTTTCCTGGCTCACAGGCCGTGGGGTACTTAAAGAGGAATTGCTGGACCGGGATGCCGCCGCCCTGGAGGCCTATTATTCCAACCGCGGGTTCATGGACGCCAAAGTCGGGCAGCCCGAGGTCGAGTACACGGACGAGGGCATTGTGATCACCTTCCACGTCAAGGAAGGGGACCGCTACAGCGTGGCCGGGGTGGATTTCAGCGGTGACCTGTTGACCGGAAAAAAAGAGCTTGCGGCTCAGACCCAGCTCGATGATGCGGCCGAGGAAAAGGCCCCCTTTGATCGCTCAGTGCTGCGGGAGGATATACAGAGCCTGACCGACTTTTACACCAACTACGGCTATGCCTATGCCGAGGTTGATGTCCAGATGGATAGGGACCGGGACGAGGATACGGTCCGCGTATCGTATAATTTGCGCAAAAATCAGAAGGTTTATGTCCGCCGGGTGACCATTGAGGGCAACACCAAGACCCGCGACAATGTCATCCGCCGCGAGATGCGCCTGGCAGACGGCGACATGTTCAGCGGGGCCGCACTGCGCCGGTCCAATGTCCGGCTGCAAAAACTCGACTATTTCGAGAAGGTCGATATCCAGACTGTTCCGACCTCTGACCGCGAACGCATGGACCTGGTGGTCCAGGTCAAGGAAAAGTCCACAGGCATGCTCAGCGCCGGTGCCGGGTATTCCAGTGTCGACAGTGTCTTTTTGAGCGGCCAGGTCAAGGAGCGCAACCTGTTCGGCAAAGGGTACACAGCAAGCCTGCAGGGAACCTTCAGCGGCTCCCGGACCCGGTACGATCTCGACTTCTGGAATCCCCATCTCTACGATTCCCCATTGGGGGCCGGAACCAATGTCTACTATGTGACCCGCGAATACGACGATTACGACAAGAATTCCATCGGTGGCAAAGTCAAGTTCGGCTATCCCTTGGGCGAATACACCCGCTTGTTCTGGAATTACCGGCTGGAAAAGTATACCCTGGACGAAATCGACGAGGACGAGGTCGACGAAGACATCCTTGAGCGCGAAGGGGAAAATTGGGCCAGCGCCGTGTACGCTTCGATCAAGCGCGACACCACGAACCGCCGTTTGAATCCCTCCAAGGGCACGGTCAACACCCTTTCCGTGGAATATGCCGGCGGCCTGATCGGCGGGGACGACGATTTCGTGAAATTCATCTACGACACGAGCTTTTACCAGCCGTTGCCGTTTGAACATATTTTCCACTGGCACGCCCAAGTGGGGCATGTCATGGAGAACAGTGACGATGAGGTGCCGGATTTCGAACGCTTTTATCTCGGCGGGATGGATGACGTCCGGGGCTATCCCGGTCGGGAGATCTCACCCGAGGACGATAGTGGTGACGAAATCGGCGGCCACACCTCGTTTTTCACCAATTTCGAATATCTGTTCCCCTTGAGCGACGAGCTCGGATTGATGGGGCTCGTCTTTTTTGACGCCGGGGACACCTGGGCCAAGGACGAGAGCTTTGACGGCGAACTCTACAAGGCGGTTGGCGCCGGTGTTCGCTGGTACTCCCCGCTTGGTCCCCTGCGCCTGGAATACGGCTACGGTCTTGATGAGATCGATGGGGAAACAAGTGGCGGCCATCTCGAGTTCTCCGTTGGCCAGTTTTTCTAA